Genomic segment of Paenibacillaceae bacterium GAS479:
ACCTCTAAATTCAGGTGCAACATATAAACAGGCAAGCCATGGAAATAAATCTTGGCGACTGATTAAGTCATTCCGTAACAAGGCATATGTCCCGATGATCGATTCATCCAGTTTAGCAATAAAAAAGCTCGGCAAGTCGCTATCTGTTTTCATGGAATGGAGTATACAGTCATGATAAAACGGAAAGTTCTTCTCGGTTCCCCATTGGTCCCAAAACAGTTGTACCGCTCGTTCGAAATCTTCGGCTTTATCTTCTAGTGCATAGATCTCGATCATGGTAGCTCTCCATCATTAAAACAGTCTTTTTCGAGAACGTACTCTTCATTGGAATTTTTTATAACAATATCAAAGTTTTGATGATGGGGATGCATAAATAAATCATATTGGATTCTACGCGTTTCATGAGAGTTTCTTAAATAATGAATATCTTTTCCTCGTTCAGAAACATCACGTAGAGTCCTTCTTAACAACTCGGTTTCGCCATCCGTATACAAGTAAATTCTAAAATCGTATAAACTTGGGTCCGTAAAGGCAGCGCTCATGCCCTCTATAATATTTATTTTGTTTTGTGAAGATACCAGCGTACTCTTTGTATGATTCGTGCCTATTGTATAAAAATCTAAGCCATCTCTTAACATATGCAAGTCTCTCTCTAAAGCGGATATATTATGAGCAGATGGATGACAAGCAGTCATCTTATCATGACGTTGTTCATTATTATATTCATAGTTAATAACCGTGTTTTTTCTAAGATGATTGCCAATGATATAGGTGTCCGTATTAATATAATTCACATCATCTCGTCCCAGAAGCGTTATAAGATTATGGGCAAAAGTTGTTTTTCCAGATGCACCGTGACCCGAGATTCCAATGGTGATTCTATTAGGCTTAGCTGTAATCAAATTAGCGATTTTGTTTAATAGCGCATTCATATTTTCCACCTCGTTATCATAATTTTCTATTTAACAATTTCTGTAATATAGGAAGTGCTGATTCATAATCATTTTGATAATGAGCGAACGTATCTTTTGTTTCAATTTTAAATCCAGTTTTTAAATATAAAGTAATGGCCTTGTAACTCCAGGTTTGTGTATGTAAATAGATATCCTTATCACCTTCGAGATCGATTAGATTACGCATACATTCAGCAACGAGTGCCTTTCCAAGCCCTAAGCCTTGATATTCCGGGCGCACTGCAAACCAATGAATAGCTAAGTCGCATCTTTCTCCAGTTAAGTTCCACCAGCCAGTTATTGTTCCAACTGCTTCACCTTCTGGATTTAGCACAAATAACAGCCGCTTTTTTAGTTCGTTTGATTGTGGTAAATATTCTTTTTGGAAGTAGGTGAGACTTTCTTCATCGCTGTCGAATTCACCTACAGACGTTTCAATCGCGGCCCACTGTAGTTCCATTCCCTCTGTGTACCGGCCGATGGAGTAGCCTACCGGTAATACGAATTGGGGTAAAAAAGAACCGGCATGTCGTTTCATGATTACGTTAAAATAAGGAATTGATTTGTCTAACATGAATGGTTCACCTCTATTAATAGTTGTCCCATTGTCTTTGTTTAATCATAAGTGAATATGCCGTAAAAGGGTGCGTAAAACTCACTTATAACGGAAGATTACTATGACAAAACCTCCGTCCCGTGCTGGGGCGGAGGTTTTGCATTTTAGCCAGTTAGCCTTACTTTATCTTTATTAGAGCAGAAAGATCGCAACGATAGTTGTGGCGACAAGTCCGAGCACCACAGGTTTCAAATTGCGCCTGGCAAGCTCGAAAGGGCTGACGCCGCATATAGCCGCCGCGGGAATGAGCGCCCACGGAATGAGCGTGCCGCCGCCGACCCAGATCGCGGCAATCTGGCCGAGCGCAGTGAGCACATCTGTGCCGTTGCCAAGCGCGGTGCCGAACAGATTGGCTATAGAACCGGCCAGTGAGATGCCAGAGAAGCCGGAGCCGTCGAGCCCGGTAATTGCTCCGACGGTTGTAAGGGTGACAGCGGCTATGGCGCCACTGACAGGAACGGAATGGGCGAGGGCAGCGCCGAGATCGTTCACGATGCCATGCGAGCCCGCGGGCAGAGCCGCCTCACCGAACAGGGTGGGCAAAGCGGAGTCGCCGAGGTAGAAAAAGGCGGCAATTGGAATGACCGGCCCAAACACTTTAAAGCCGAACGTAAAACCATCTACCAAATAGGAAGTGGAGCGTTCCAGTCCACGGCTGCGATGCGCTAGCAAGGACAGGACGGCAACGATCAAAGCAGCTGTGCCGCCGATGAGCGCGGTCGCGTCTCCTCCTTGCAACTTAAGGCTTAACATAACAACGACATCCACCGCGAAAAGAAGCGGAATGAGAGCGGCGACTATTTTTTTCACGCCTAGACTGAGACCAGGGGTCGAAGGTTCAGTATTCGCAGAAGAGGCATCAACCGGAGTGTCCGTCCCGCCAAAAAGCGAGCCGCTCCCCGGCTGTACCAGCCCATCGCGCCAGGTACCGTTGGCAATGTCTCGCTTCATGAACCAGTAAGCTGTAACGGTTGTAACCGTTGCCATAACGAGCAGGAGCGGGATGCTCGCTTCCATAACCTGCGCGACGCCAAGACCTGCAGCGTCTGCGGTCAGCTTGGGCGCGCCTTGTATGACGTAATCGCCCGATAGCGCGATGCCATGGCCAAACAGGTTCATGGCCATCGCCGCTCCTAGCGCCGGTAAGCCGACGCGAATTGCCACTGGCAACAGCACGGCTCCAATCAAAGCGACCGCTGGCGAAGGCCAGAAGAAGAAGCTGACCGTCATCATAATGAGGCCGATGCCCCAGAAAGCCATTGCCGGCGAGCGGATCAGCCGAGCGAAAGGGCGAATCATAATCTCATTTATACCGGTGAAGACAAGCAGTCGGCTCATTGCCACAATAATCGAGATGATTAGAATCGTGCTTGATAGTTCTTTTATAGAAAAAATCAAGCTGTTAAACAGTCCGCTGACTGCTCCACTGAGCGTGCCGGATGCAACGAAGCCGATGGCCCCGATACCGAGGAGACAGGCGATAGTCGTGTCGCGTCTCAGCGCGAGCATGACGATTATAACCGCAACAAAAAACAGATAAAGCCAATGAATGGAACCTAATGTGAGGTCCATAGGAATCTGTCCTCTCTGGAGCAGGATGTCTGGCTACAGCCATCCTATGCAAGAGCGGACATGGGCGTTCGCACAAGCAGCAAGCGAATCAGAGCTAGCTAAACTCTATTTTTCGTCGGGATAGAGCTTTCCGCCTTTATAGTTGCCCTTATCCCAAAGCTGTTCTTCGGAGAGGGTTGTTTCAATAATTTCGATTGGAACGCCATCAAGCAGGACCATTGCACATTTATATCCATCGAATGGTTCGTATAGGGGCATAATAATTTCTTTGTCCTTTAAAGCTTCTTTAATGTTATTTGTTTTAAAAGCGATATGAATTTGATTGCGAATGTTTTCGTTGAGCGGTGAATTCGGTTCAAAGCGATGATGCTGAATGTGGATATCACGGTTTTCGCCGTCAACGGTATACATGCCAAACAAGGGGCTAAATCGTTCCCCAGCGTTCATTTGTATTATCGGTTTTCCGATATGATGAAATTCTAGCGTGTACTTTTTATCCATTTATAGGTTACCTGCCTTATGTGATATTAAGATATTAATAGATCAAGCCGAGATCCCATGATGCGTAGGAACCCCGGCAGGATGATTTTGCTAGATTTCGATGAAAAAGGTGCTCGGTCAGCTCATTACGTACGGGCGTGATTAAACTCCTGCCAGCTGTCTGCTGCAGCACCGGTAACAAACGGAGATGGCTCTCCGGTACAGTAGAGCCGCAGCTTGTGCATCGCCCGGGTGCATGCGGTGTAGAAAAGCTTGCGATGCCGTTCCTCTCCATAAACAGCTGAGGAGGCGTCATGGATGAGAACAGCGTCAAACTCAACACCTTTGGCCAAGTAGGCAGGAATGACGACAGCTCCGCTGTGGAAGCTTGTGGTGTCTTTGGTCACCAGCTTCAGCTCTTTCAGCCCAGCATGGCGTCTCAGTTTCTCCCAAGCTTCTTGCGCTTCGCGGGCAGTTTGGCAGATGACGGCGACGGATGCGGTTCCCGAGGCCAATAGCTCATGCAAGTCTTTCGCCAGCATGGCATCACGTTCTCGTTCATCCGAGGCACGGTACAATAGCGGCAGCTCGCCTGGCCGATCAAACGGCTCGATTCCGCTCTCATCTGGCAGCATCGATCTTGTGAACTCAACAATTTGCCGAGTGGAGCGGTAGCTGCGCTTGAGCACGATCGTATCCGTCTGTTCCGGGCCGTACAGCTCGGCGAGCCAATTGCTTGCAGCGAGCTCCGTAGAGTGAGCGAAGATCGCTTGGTTGAAGTCTCCGAGAGCAGTTACTTTGGCCATAGGGAACAGCTTTTGAAGAAAATGGAACTGGAAAGGCGAGAAGTCCTGCGCTTCATCTATGAGCACATAACGGATGGACGTATTCATGCGGAAGCCCTGCACAAGCTCGGTCAAATAGAGCAGGGGAGCGGCATCTTCATAAGAAAGCCGCTTCTCTTCGAAGGCAGAATGCGTCATCCGGCAGATCGCCTGCCAGTCGCCAGGCTCCTCGCTGGAAGGTTCATTTTCCTGGAATAGATCCCGGTACATATTCGCAACATCAATCCAGGCGAGCCCATCAGCCAGGCGGCGAAGCGGCTTGAACGCCTTCCGGACGACTTCGGCTCGCAGCAGATTTTCCTCCAGCGTGCTTTCGTCTATCTCCACACCTTTGCGGAGCTTCCGCTGCATGGCCTTATGGACCCGAATGTACTGATCGTTGTCGAGAAGTTCAATTTCTTCGCGGACCCATTCGGCTCCGAGCTCCTCTTGCTCCAACCGAGTCAGCTCTTCCAACAGCCACTCGCGCAGCAGTTCGATCCGATTGGGCAAACGAATATGACTTTCCATGCTGTAAAATCGATCTTCAAGTTGCTTGCGGGCAAGCAGCAGCCTGCCGCGGAAGCGAAAGCCTTTGAAGCGCATGCCGCTGTTTAATAGGCTGTCTCCGTAGGCATGAATGCGTTTCAGAAAACCGATAGAATTTTTGAAACGGATGGAGAGCATACGTTGACGGACGGCTTCGTCAGCACTAGATGCCGCGAGCACAGCCTCAAGCTGCTCGTTCATGTCTTCTAACTTATAACGTTTGCCGAGCCGCCGCTCCAGGTAGTCCTGAAATGTCGTCTGGCGGATATTTTCCTCGCCAAGCTCGGGCAGGACGGAAGAGATATAACTGCTGAACATTGGATTGGGGGAGAAAAGCACCATTTGCTCGGCTGTTATACGATTCCTATGTTTGTAAAGCAAGTAGGCGACGCGCTGCAGCGCAGCGGAAGTTTTGCCGCTGCCGGCTGCGCCCTGGACGATCAGCATGCGGGCGCGATCGTTGCGGATGATCGCATTTTGCTCCTGTTGGATCGTGCCTACGATAGACTGCATTTGGGAGCTGGAGCTGCGACTGAGCACTTCCTGCAGCAGATCGTCGCCGATCGTCATGCCGGTATTAAACATCGAGCGGATCACGCCGTCCCGAATCGAGAACTGTCGTTTGAGCGTCATTTCACCGGAAATTTCACCTCCGGGAGTCCCATAGAGGGCAGGGCCCGGACCGTAATCGTAATAAAGGCTGGCGACCGGTGTACGCCAGTCGTAAACGAGAAAGGTTTCGCCGTCATCGGACAGGAAGGAAGCAACGCCGATATAGATCGGCTCCGACGGGCCATCCTGGCCTTCTTCCTTAAAATCTATCCGCCCAAAATAAGGAGCTGGGAGGAGACGGCGCATCTTCAGCAGACCGGAGCTTAGATGCCGGTGGCTGCGTTCTCTTTCGGACAAAATCTCCGCTTGCTGCTTCATGCTGATCGCGGTTTCCAGCCGATCATCGCCTGCGGTGAGGTTGACCGTGACATCTTCCCAAAAATCGGTCCGAATGCCGACTACCTGCGTCTTCAGCTCCGAAATAAGAGGTTCGTCCCGGGCTATTCGGGCTTGAAGCTCCTCGCGCACGGAGTTCACGCGCTCCTGTTCTTTTTGCCATTGTATCGGATCAATCAACCTGGGCACATCCCTTCCATGTCCGCTCGCTTAAACCGTCAGAATAGTAAGTTGACGGGGAGTAGGTTATCCTGTATAATATAATTGATATAAATTCGTTTTTATTTATATTTATGAAGCGGATAAGCGAAAACTAGTTTATCACTTTCACCTAGCATAGAGCAAGTTCTGGAGGCCCGCGGAAGCGGGTCTTTTTTGTTTTTCTATATTTATATCCTTCTCGTATCTGCTGCGCATACGCTAACCGTCCTAGAGACAGTACAGGTGTATAGCTTGTGTCATACAATTTCACCGGAACAACGCTGATTCCTGCCGTATGACGAATGCTTGCATATGTAGAATATTCATGCCGAATTGTCGATACGATGTATCGTCGAGCATCCGCTAGGTTGAACGCGGCGGTAGCCTGATTGATTCCGAGGAGGCGGTATGAGCATGATTCGATTTAATGCGGTGTGGTTGGCAGGACCAGGCTTTTTGGAGCGCTACACGCGCGAATGCTCGTTGCCGGAACGGCGGAGGGACCCCGCTTTCCCTAGGATGAGGCTGCTGCTGCAAAAGGTTCCGATTCCATTTGAAGCATTCGGAGCTTTGACGATGGGAAATAAGGAACTTGCGTTTACACCGCTCAACCCGACTTTTTCTAGAGTCGCGGTGTTCCAATTTTATGGTTTGAACCGTACGCTG
This window contains:
- a CDS encoding ATP-dependent DNA helicase, Rep family; translation: MREELQARIARDEPLISELKTQVVGIRTDFWEDVTVNLTAGDDRLETAISMKQQAEILSERERSHRHLSSGLLKMRRLLPAPYFGRIDFKEEGQDGPSEPIYIGVASFLSDDGETFLVYDWRTPVASLYYDYGPGPALYGTPGGEISGEMTLKRQFSIRDGVIRSMFNTGMTIGDDLLQEVLSRSSSSQMQSIVGTIQQEQNAIIRNDRARMLIVQGAAGSGKTSAALQRVAYLLYKHRNRITAEQMVLFSPNPMFSSYISSVLPELGEENIRQTTFQDYLERRLGKRYKLEDMNEQLEAVLAASSADEAVRQRMLSIRFKNSIGFLKRIHAYGDSLLNSGMRFKGFRFRGRLLLARKQLEDRFYSMESHIRLPNRIELLREWLLEELTRLEQEELGAEWVREEIELLDNDQYIRVHKAMQRKLRKGVEIDESTLEENLLRAEVVRKAFKPLRRLADGLAWIDVANMYRDLFQENEPSSEEPGDWQAICRMTHSAFEEKRLSYEDAAPLLYLTELVQGFRMNTSIRYVLIDEAQDFSPFQFHFLQKLFPMAKVTALGDFNQAIFAHSTELAASNWLAELYGPEQTDTIVLKRSYRSTRQIVEFTRSMLPDESGIEPFDRPGELPLLYRASDERERDAMLAKDLHELLASGTASVAVICQTAREAQEAWEKLRRHAGLKELKLVTKDTTSFHSGAVVIPAYLAKGVEFDAVLIHDASSAVYGEERHRKLFYTACTRAMHKLRLYCTGEPSPFVTGAAADSWQEFNHART
- a CDS encoding uridine kinase, with product MNALLNKIANLITAKPNRITIGISGHGASGKTTFAHNLITLLGRDDVNYINTDTYIIGNHLRKNTVINYEYNNEQRHDKMTACHPSAHNISALERDLHMLRDGLDFYTIGTNHTKSTLVSSQNKINIIEGMSAAFTDPSLYDFRIYLYTDGETELLRRTLRDVSERGKDIHYLRNSHETRRIQYDLFMHPHHQNFDIVIKNSNEEYVLEKDCFNDGELP
- a CDS encoding Acetyltransferase (GNAT) family protein, which encodes MLDKSIPYFNVIMKRHAGSFLPQFVLPVGYSIGRYTEGMELQWAAIETSVGEFDSDEESLTYFQKEYLPQSNELKKRLLFVLNPEGEAVGTITGWWNLTGERCDLAIHWFAVRPEYQGLGLGKALVAECMRNLIDLEGDKDIYLHTQTWSYKAITLYLKTGFKIETKDTFAHYQNDYESALPILQKLLNRKL
- a CDS encoding Acetyltransferase (GNAT) domain-containing protein, producing MIEIYALEDKAEDFERAVQLFWDQWGTEKNFPFYHDCILHSMKTDSDLPSFFIAKLDESIIGTYALLRNDLISRQDLFPWLACLYVAPEFRGQGIGSKLLQHARQETGKKGYNNLYLSTDLNGYYEKYGWVHSSNGYIFTGDKTKIYEASATFN